Proteins encoded together in one Camelina sativa cultivar DH55 chromosome 9, Cs, whole genome shotgun sequence window:
- the LOC104714479 gene encoding serine/threonine-protein kinase At5g01020-like isoform X2 — protein sequence MRDSSTTASTKSSPLWKPFASNCCSVDDQTVFGNLSRCRPSRSEFSKNHLGPLPSFRRLSFADLSRSSSARINEDLAQTLGADLVDFQMCELKMITQSFSANYLLGEGGFGKVYKGYMDENLRQSLKAQPVAVKLLDIEGLQGHREWLSEVILLGQLKHPNLVKLIGYCCEEEERVLIYEFMPRGSLENHLFKRISLSLPWATRLKIAVAAAKGLAFLHDLESPIIYRDFKTSNILLDSDFTAKLSDFGLAKMGPEGSKSHVTTRVMGTYGYAAPEYVSTGHLTTKSDVYSYGVVLLELLTGRRATEKSRPKNQQNIIDWSKPYLTSSRRLRCVMDPRLAGQYSVKAAKDTALLALQCVSPNPKDRPKMLAVVETLESLIHHKDMAVSSGHWPLSPKSHGGKVSPKVRGDRDNRSGRKSAPGSLRS from the exons ATGAGAGACTCGTCAACAACAGCATCCACCAAATCATCACCGTTATGGAAACCCTTTGCCTCAAACTGCTGCTCGGTCGATGACCAAACCGTCTTCGGCAATCTCAGCCGTTGCCGACCTTCGAGATCAGAGTTCTCTAAGAACCATCTCGGACCACTTCCTTCCTTCCGGCGACTCTCTTTCGCTGATCTAAGCCGTTCTTCATCGGCTAGGATCAACGAAGATCTTGCACAGACTCTCGGAGCCGATTTAGTGGATTTTCAAATGTGTGAACTCAAGATGATCACTCAGAGTTTCTCCGCGAACTATCTTCTTGGAGAAGGTGGGTTCGGTAAAGTGTATAAAGGTTATATGGATGAAAATCTCCGACAAAGCCTAAAGGCTCAGCCGGTTGCTGTCAAGTTATTGGACATTGAAGGACTTCAAGGACATCGTGAATGGCTT TCTGAAGTCATACTTCTTGGACAATTAAAGCACCCGAATTTAGTCAAACTCATAGGATACTGCTGCGAGGAGGAGGAACGAGTCCTCATCTACGAGTTCATGCCACGTGGTAGCCTAGAAAATCACCTCTTCAAAC GGATTTCACTATCACTACCGTGGGCGACGAGGCTGAAGATCGCTGTCGCAGCCGCTAAGGGTTTGGCGTTTTTGCATGATTTGGAGAGTCCAATCATTTATCGCGATTTCAAGACTTCTAATATCCTACTTGATTcg gattTTACGGCGAAGTTATCAGATTTTGGTTTGGCGAAAATGGGACCAGAAGGATCCAAATCTCATGTCACAACTCGAGTCATGGGCACTTATGGTTATGCTGCTCCTGAATATGTTTCAACAG GGCATTTAACGACAAAGAGTGATGTGTACAGTTACGGTGTAGTTTTACTCGAGCTCCTAACAGGAAGAAGAGCCACCGAAAAGTCAAGACCAAAAAACCAACAGAACATCATCGACTGGTCAAAGCCTTACCTAACGAGCAGCCGCCGTCTCCGATGCGTTATGGACCCGAGGCTCGCGGGACAATACTCAGTCAAGGCGGCTAAAGATACGGCTCTTCTTGCATTACAATGTGTGAGCCCTAACCCTAAAGACAGGCCCAAGATGCTTGCCGTTGTGGAAACTCTAGAGAGTCTCATACATCACAAGGACATGGCGGTTTCTTCTGGTCATTGGCCTTTGTCTCCTAAATCTCATGGAGGGAAGGTTTCGCCGAAGGTTCGAGGGGATAGGGATAACCGGAGTGGTAGGAAATCAGCTCCGGGTTCGTTAAGATCTTGA
- the LOC104714479 gene encoding serine/threonine-protein kinase At5g01020-like isoform X1: MRDSSTTASTKSSPLWKPFASNCCSVDDQTVFGNLSRCRPSRSEFSKNHLGPLPSFRRLSFADLSRSSSARINEDLAQTLGADLVDFQMCELKMITQSFSANYLLGEGGFGKVYKGYMDENLRQSLKAQPVAVKLLDIEGLQGHREWLSEVILLGQLKHPNLVKLIGYCCEEEERVLIYEFMPRGSLENHLFKRISLSLPWATRLKIAVAAAKGLAFLHDLESPIIYRDFKTSNILLDSDFTAKLSDFGLAKMGPEGSKSHVTTRVMGTYGYAAPEYVSTGHLTTKSDVYSYGVVLLELLTGRRATEKSRPKNQQNIIDWSKPYLTSSRRLRCVMDPRLAGQYSVKAAKDTALLALQCVSPNPKDRPKMLAVVETLESLIHHKDMAVSSGHWPLSPKSHGGKVSPKVRGDRDNRSGRKSAPGSLRS, encoded by the exons ATGAGAGACTCGTCAACAACAGCATCCACCAAATCATCACCGTTATGGAAACCCTTTGCCTCAAACTGCTGCTCGGTCGATGACCAAACCGTCTTCGGCAATCTCAGCCGTTGCCGACCTTCGAGATCAGAGTTCTCTAAGAACCATCTCGGACCACTTCCTTCCTTCCGGCGACTCTCTTTCGCTGATCTAAGCCGTTCTTCATCGGCTAGGATCAACGAAGATCTTGCACAGACTCTCGGAGCCGATTTAGTGGATTTTCAAATGTGTGAACTCAAGATGATCACTCAGAGTTTCTCCGCGAACTATCTTCTTGGAGAAGGTGG GTTCGGTAAAGTGTATAAAGGTTATATGGATGAAAATCTCCGACAAAGCCTAAAGGCTCAGCCGGTTGCTGTCAAGTTATTGGACATTGAAGGACTTCAAGGACATCGTGAATGGCTT TCTGAAGTCATACTTCTTGGACAATTAAAGCACCCGAATTTAGTCAAACTCATAGGATACTGCTGCGAGGAGGAGGAACGAGTCCTCATCTACGAGTTCATGCCACGTGGTAGCCTAGAAAATCACCTCTTCAAAC GGATTTCACTATCACTACCGTGGGCGACGAGGCTGAAGATCGCTGTCGCAGCCGCTAAGGGTTTGGCGTTTTTGCATGATTTGGAGAGTCCAATCATTTATCGCGATTTCAAGACTTCTAATATCCTACTTGATTcg gattTTACGGCGAAGTTATCAGATTTTGGTTTGGCGAAAATGGGACCAGAAGGATCCAAATCTCATGTCACAACTCGAGTCATGGGCACTTATGGTTATGCTGCTCCTGAATATGTTTCAACAG GGCATTTAACGACAAAGAGTGATGTGTACAGTTACGGTGTAGTTTTACTCGAGCTCCTAACAGGAAGAAGAGCCACCGAAAAGTCAAGACCAAAAAACCAACAGAACATCATCGACTGGTCAAAGCCTTACCTAACGAGCAGCCGCCGTCTCCGATGCGTTATGGACCCGAGGCTCGCGGGACAATACTCAGTCAAGGCGGCTAAAGATACGGCTCTTCTTGCATTACAATGTGTGAGCCCTAACCCTAAAGACAGGCCCAAGATGCTTGCCGTTGTGGAAACTCTAGAGAGTCTCATACATCACAAGGACATGGCGGTTTCTTCTGGTCATTGGCCTTTGTCTCCTAAATCTCATGGAGGGAAGGTTTCGCCGAAGGTTCGAGGGGATAGGGATAACCGGAGTGGTAGGAAATCAGCTCCGGGTTCGTTAAGATCTTGA